From one Rattus rattus isolate New Zealand chromosome 15, Rrattus_CSIRO_v1, whole genome shotgun sequence genomic stretch:
- the Pcdh1 gene encoding protocadherin-1 encodes MRRRKTVLLILEPARMGPLRPSPGPGGQRLLLPPLLLALLLLLAPSASHTTQVVYKVPEEQPPNTLIGSLAADYGLPDVGHLYKLEVGAPYLRVDGKTGDIFTTETSIDREGLRECQNQISGSPCILEFEVSITDLVQNGSPRLLEGQIEVQDINDNTPNFASPVITLAIPENTNIGSLFPIPLATDRDAGPNGVASYELQAGPEAQELFGLQVAEDQEEKQPQLIVMGNLDRERWDSYDLTIKVQDGGSPPRASSALLRVTVLDTNDNAPKFERPTYEAELSENSPIGHSVIQVKANDSDQGANAEIDYTFHQAPEVVRRLLRLDRNTGLITVQGPVDREDLSTLRFSVLAKDRGANPKSARAQVVVTVKDMNDNAPTIEIRGIGLVTHQDGMANISEDVAEETAVALVQVSDRDEGENAAVTCVVAGDVPFQLRQASETGSDSKKKYFLQTTTPLDYEKVKDYTIEIVAVDSGNPPLSSTNSLKVQVVDVNDNAPVFTQSITEVAFPENNKPGEVVAEVTASDADSGSNAELVYSLEPEPAAQGLFTISPENGEIRVKTSLDREQRDSYELKVVAADRGSPSLQGTATVLVNVLDCNDNDPKFMLSGYNFSVMENMPALSPVGMVTVIDGDKGENARVQLSVEQDNGDFVIQNGTGTILSSLSFDREQQSTYTFQLKAVDGGVPPRSAYVGVTINVLDENDNAPFITAPSNTSHRLLTPQTRLGETVSQVTAEDIDSGINAELTYSIAGGNPYGLFQIGSHSGAITLEKEIERRHHGLHRLVVKVSDRGKPPRYGTALVHLYVNETLANRTLLETLLVHSLDTPLDIDIAGDPEYERSKQRGNILFGVVAGVVAVALLIALAVLVRYCRQREAKSGYQAGKKETKDLYAPKPSGKAAKGSKSKGKKSKSPKPVKPVEDEDDTGLQKSLKFNLMSDAPGDSPRIHLPLNYPPGSPDLGRHYRSNSPLPSIQLQPQSPSASKKHQVVQDLPPANTFVGTGDTTSTGSEQYSDYSYRTNPPKYPSKQVGQPFRLSTPQPPPHPYHGAIWTEVWE; translated from the exons ATGCGCAGAAGAAAAACTG TTCTCCTGATTCTGGAGCCTGCCAGGATGGGGCCTCTGAGGCCCAGCCCAGGGCCTGGGGGGCAGCGGTTGCTGCTGCCCCCCTTACTGCTGGCACTGCTGCTCCTATTGGCTCCATCTGCCAGCCATACCACCCAGGTAGTATACAAGGTGCCAGAGGAACAGCCGCCCAACACACTCATTGGGAGCCTTGCCGCTGACTACGGTTTGCCAGATGTGGGTCATCTGTACAAACTAGAGGTAGGTGCTCCATATCTTCGAGTGGATGGCAAGACTGGAGACATTTTCACCACAGAGACCTCCATTGATCGAGAGGGGCTTCGTGAATGCCAGAACCAGATCTCCGGGAGTCCCTGTATCCTGGAGTTTGAGGTGTCAATCACGGACCTTGTGCAGAACGGCAGCCCCCGGCTGCTAGAGGGCCAGATAGAGGTGCAAGACATCAATGACAACACGCCGAACTTTGCCTCACCAGTCATCACCCTGGCTATCCCTGAGAACACCAACATCGGCTCACTCTTCCCCATCCCACTGGCCACAGACCGTGACGCTGGCCCCAATGGCGTAGCATCCTATGAGCTGCAGGCTGGGCCTGAGGCCCAGGAGCTATTTGGACTGCAGGTAGCTGAGGACCAGGAGGAGAAGCAGCCACAGCTCATTGTCATGGGCAACCTGGACCGCGAACGGTGGGACTCCTATGACCTCACCATCAAGGTACAGGATGGTGGCAGTCCTCCACGTGCCAGCAGCGCCCTGCTTCGTGTCACTGTGCTTGATACAAATGACAACGCTCCCAAGTTTGAACGGCCAACCTACGAAGCCGAGCTGTCTGAGAACAGTCCCATTGGCCACTCGGTCATCCAG GTGAAAGCTAATGACTCGGACCAAGGTGCCAATGCGGAGATTGACTACACGTTCCACCAGGCACCCGAAGTTGTCAGGCGTCTTTTGCGACTAGACAGAAACACTGGACTTATCACCGTCCAGGGCCCTGTGGATCGTGAGGATCTAAGCACTCTGCGTTTCTCGGTGCTCGCCAAGGACCGAGGTGCCAACCCCAAGAGTGCCCGTGCCCAGGTAGTTGTGACTGTGAAAGACATGAACGACAATGCCCCGACCATTGAGATCCGAGGCATAGGGCTGGTGACTCATCAAGATGGAATGGCTAACATATCAGAGGATGTGGCAGAGGAGACCGCCGTGGCCTTGGTACAGGTGTCTGATCGAGATGAGGGAGAGAATGCAGCTGTCACCTGTGTAGTAGCAGGTGATGTGCCCTTCCAGCTACGCCAGGCCAGCGAGACAGGCAGCGACAGCAAGAAAAAGTATTTCCTGCAGACCACCACCCCTCTCGACTATGAGAAAGTCAAAGACTACACCATTGAGATCGTGGCGGTGGACTCCGGCAACCCTCCACTCTCTAGCACCAACTCCCTCAAGGTGCAGGTGGTAGACGTCAATGACAATGCCCCCGTCTTCACCCAGAGCATCACTGAAGTTGCCTTCCCAGAAAACAACAAGCCTGGTGAAGTGGTAGCCGAGGTCACGGCCAGCGACGCCGACTCTGGCTCTAACGCAGAGCTGGTGTATTCTCTGGAACCTGAACCAGCTGCCCAGGGGCTCTTCACTATCTCACCCGAGAACGGAGAGATCAGGGTAAAGACATCGCTGGATCGGGAACAGAGAGACAGCTATGAGCTGAAGGTGGTGGCAGCCGACAGGGGCAGTCCCAGCCTTCAGGGCACAGCCACGGTCCTTGTCAACGTGCTTGACTGTAATGACAATGACCCCAAATTTATGCTGAGTGGCTACAACTTCTCAGTGATGGAGAACATGCCAGCACTGAGTCCAGTGGGTATGGTGACTGTCATCGACGGAGACAAGGGGGAGAATGCCCGGGTGCAGCTCTCAGTCGAGCAGGACAATGGTGACTTTGTTATCCAGAATGGCACAGGCACCATCTTATCCAGTTTGAGCTTCGATCGGGAACAACAGAGTACCTATACCTTCCAACTGAAGGCCGTGGATGGTGGTGTCCCACCTCGTTCGGCCTATGTCGGTGTCACCATCAATGTGTTGGATGAGAATGACAATGCACCCTTTATCACCGCCCCCTCCAACACTTCTCACCGGCTGCTGACCCCACAGACACGTCTCGGCGAGACAGTCAGCCAGGTGACAGCGGAGGATATTGACTCTGGTATCAATGCTGAGCTGACCTATAGCATCGCTGGCGGCAACCCTTACGGACTCTTCCAGATTGGATCACATTCAGGTGCCATCACGCTGGAGAAGGAGATTGAACGGCGCCACCATGGGTTACACCGCCTTGTGGTGAAGGTCAGCGACCGTGGCAAGCCCCCTCGCTATGGTACAGCCTTGGTCCACCTTTACGTCAACGAGACCTTAGCCAACCGCACGCTGCTAGAGACCCTCCTTGTCCATAGCCTGGACACGCCCCTGGATATTGACATCGCCGGGGATCCAGAATATGAGCGTTCCAAGCAACGTGGCAACATTCTCTTTGGTGTTGTAGCCGGCGTGGTGGCCGTCGCCTTACTCATCGCCCTGGCAGTACTCGTGCGCTACTGCCGGCAGCGGGAGGCCAAGAGTGGCTACCAGGCTGGTAAGAAGGAGACTAAGGACCTATACGCCCCCAAGCCTAGCGGCAAAGCTGCTAAGGGAAGCAAGAGCAAGGGGAAGAAAAGCAAGTCGCCGAAACCTGTGAAGCCCGTGGAGGATGAGGATGACACTGGGCTACAAAAGTCTCTCAAGTTCAACCTTATGAGTGATGCCCCCGGGGACAGTCCCCGAATCCACCTACCCCTCAACTACCCACCGGGCAGCCCCGACTTAGGCCGCCATTACCGCTCCAATTCCCCACTGCCTTCCATCCAGCTGCAACCCCAGTCACCCTCGGCCTCCAAGAAGCACCAGGTGGTGCAGGACCTGCCGCCCGCAAACACATTTGTGGGCACTGGGGACACCACGTCCACGGGCTCCGAGCAGTACTCCGACTACAGCTATCGCACCAACCCCCCCAAATACCCCAGCAAGCAGGTAGGCCAGCCCTTTCGGCTTAGCACGccgcagcccccaccccacccctaccatGGGGCCATCTGGACCGAGGTGTGGGAGTGA
- the LOC116884277 gene encoding protocadherin 18-like, translating to MTGTCTRECSEFGHSDTCWMPGQSSPSRRTKSSALKLSTFVPYQDRGGQEPAGAGSPSPPEDRNTKTAPVRLLPSYSAFSHSSHDSCKDSATLEEIPLTQTSDFPPTATPASAQTAAKREIYL from the coding sequence ATGACGGGCACATGTACCCGGGAGTGCAGCGAGTTTGGTCACTCTGACACATGCTGGATGCCTGGCCAGTCGTCTCCCAGCCGCCGGACCAAGAGCAGCGCCCTCAAACTCTCCACCTTCGTGCCTTACCAGGACCGAGGAGGGCAGGAGCCTGCGGGCGCCGGAAGCCCCAGCCCCCCGGAAGACCGGAACACCAAAACGGCCCCCGTGCGCCTCCTGCCCTCCTACAGTGCCTTCTCCCACAGTAGCCATGACTCCTGCAAGGACTCGGCCACCTTGGAGGAAATTCCCTTGACCCAGACCTCGGACTTCCCACCCACAGCCACACCGGCATCTGCCCAGACCGCCGCCAAGCGTGAGATCTACCTGTGA